One stretch of Siphonobacter curvatus DNA includes these proteins:
- a CDS encoding HAD family hydrolase, giving the protein MKPYSLILFDYDGTLCDSRQAILATFPPTFAHYGVPVPPLPELEAVVSKGLVMGEAFQVLNPALSIDEVNEWVTTYRAIYDQDAYRLVECYPGAKDLMEHLVEQGKHVVVISNKGIRSIETSLDYLGLTPYVSLILGDGSPLLRGMPKKPSPESYTKVILPHFDLHSGSSTLMIGDTSMDLQYANNCAIDSCWATYGFGDPEACRSLHPTYEISSLLQLKKVIQ; this is encoded by the coding sequence ATGAAACCGTATTCCCTGATTCTGTTTGATTACGACGGTACGCTTTGTGATTCCCGCCAGGCTATTCTAGCCACCTTCCCGCCTACGTTTGCTCATTACGGCGTGCCGGTCCCGCCCCTGCCCGAATTAGAGGCCGTGGTAAGTAAAGGCCTGGTGATGGGTGAGGCGTTTCAGGTTCTGAATCCGGCATTGTCGATCGATGAAGTCAACGAATGGGTAACTACCTACCGGGCCATTTACGATCAGGATGCGTACCGATTGGTGGAGTGTTATCCAGGAGCCAAAGACCTGATGGAGCACTTAGTTGAACAGGGAAAACACGTGGTTGTGATTAGTAATAAGGGCATTCGTTCCATCGAAACTTCGCTAGATTATCTGGGATTGACGCCTTACGTTTCACTGATTCTGGGCGATGGTAGTCCTTTACTGCGGGGGATGCCTAAGAAGCCCAGCCCGGAGAGTTATACCAAAGTCATTCTGCCGCATTTCGATCTCCATTCGGGCAGCAGTACCCTGATGATTGGCGATACCAGCATGGATCTGCAATACGCCAACAACTGTGCCATTGACTCCTGCTGGGCCACGTACGGATTTGGTGATCCCGAAGCTTGCCGATCGCTCCATCCTACCTACGAAATCAGTAGTTTACTGCAATTGAAGAAGGTGATTCAGTAA
- a CDS encoding DUF4249 domain-containing protein, protein MKYWGLFFGILLAVSSCIDPFKPADSSLSNRHLVVSGFLNTSGDTTVITLSRTQPVNDVTPPMAESGARVQVAGDQGTTLPLVEIQAGTYILPPRNYIGSENFRIQITTYDGKTYVSDYVPAKQSPAIDSITWQPDRPNNVMRFLVHTHDPSNNTRFYRWKVEETYQYQSAYYSGLEVVNKEIVPRTVDVYSCWRTDRPTNILIGTSAKLSQDRIQSYPLLMVHSSSNKLLVKYSLLVKQYALTQAAYEYWDMLAKTSETTGGLFDPLPSLVTGNIRCESHPEELAFGFFSAGTEQTLRLTVRPYDFNGWFPGTYPRCLVEPDTLSPQETILTSDNSRKIIGSLDMPLRYLLVPSNCADCRSLGGSLNKPSWF, encoded by the coding sequence ATGAAATACTGGGGACTTTTTTTCGGAATCCTGCTGGCGGTCAGTAGCTGTATTGATCCCTTCAAGCCCGCCGATTCTTCCCTGAGCAACCGGCATCTGGTTGTGAGCGGATTTTTGAATACCAGCGGGGATACCACGGTTATTACCCTGTCACGAACGCAACCCGTAAACGATGTTACCCCACCGATGGCCGAAAGCGGGGCCCGTGTACAAGTGGCAGGGGATCAAGGTACAACGTTGCCCTTGGTTGAAATCCAAGCGGGTACCTATATCTTGCCCCCACGAAACTACATAGGCAGCGAGAATTTCCGGATTCAGATCACTACCTACGACGGCAAAACCTACGTTTCTGATTATGTACCGGCCAAGCAGAGCCCGGCTATTGACAGTATAACCTGGCAGCCCGATCGGCCCAATAACGTCATGCGTTTTCTCGTGCATACCCACGATCCGAGCAATAATACCCGCTTTTATCGCTGGAAAGTCGAAGAGACGTATCAATACCAAAGTGCTTATTATTCGGGCCTAGAAGTCGTGAACAAAGAAATTGTTCCGCGTACGGTGGACGTATACTCCTGCTGGCGAACGGACCGCCCTACCAACATCCTGATCGGGACTTCGGCTAAACTAAGCCAGGACCGCATTCAGAGTTATCCGCTGCTTATGGTTCATAGTTCCAGCAATAAGTTACTCGTCAAATACAGTCTGTTGGTGAAACAGTATGCCTTGACGCAGGCGGCCTACGAATACTGGGACATGCTGGCCAAGACTTCCGAAACGACGGGTGGCTTGTTCGATCCGCTCCCTTCGTTAGTGACGGGAAATATCCGCTGCGAAAGTCATCCCGAAGAGCTGGCGTTCGGATTCTTTTCGGCGGGTACCGAGCAAACCTTACGCCTGACGGTAAGACCGTACGATTTTAACGGCTGGTTCCCTGGTACCTATCCTCGCTGCTTAGTCGAGCCCGACACCTTGTCGCCCCAAGAAACGATATTAACCTCCGACAATAGCAGGAAGATTATTGGCTCGCTCGATATGCCCCTGCGGTATCTGCTCGTTCCCAGTAACTGTGCCGATTGCCGTTCACTGGGAGGAAGTCTCAATAAACCTAGCTGGTTTTAA
- a CDS encoding TonB-dependent receptor → MRALLFCIFLLLVFQSRSFGQLTFDGRVVNGSCTDLKFDELVRTLEASSDYYFYYTKADTDSVRITAQVRNQPLTNFLTEVLRETDLKFAIDTRHHVFITKERPIITSLPIGVFEVDQDVDTSISYSFHDREITARLLSTAENKVYDIGVKTYRIREGVATVSGYVRNIVTGEPVVGAAVFIEKPSIGVATDALGYYTLTLPRGRHTLKVRSVGMREGHRQIVLYSNGKLNIELIENIVALKEIQVKSDLDATVASNQMGVSKLTITTMKQVPTAFGETDALRVVLTLPGVKSVGESSTGLNVRGGSTDQNLILFNDATVYNPSHLFGFFSAFNPDILKEIELYKSDMPARLGGRLSSVLDISTREGNKKKFAGSGGIGLLTGRLTLEGPLIKERTSLMVSGRSSYSNWLLKQVSDVRYNQSRASFYDVNVQVNHEINQRNSLTLTGYLSNDQFKFNSDTVYRYQSQLAALKWKRIFHPKLFGTFTASYSRYRYDIQGDQFPENAYQLKFGIRQYNVKADMSYIPNTRHTMDMGISSILYKVYPGSFFPKGEASLVMPEEVQPEQGLETALYFSERYDITPKLAITGGLRVSMFQYLGPKQVAQYAENLPFDKQYITGFRSYGSGAIIQHYMGPEYRFSLRYMPTPTLSVKAGFNTTRQYIQMLSNTAAISPTDVWKLSDPYLKPQQGTQYSLGVYKNLRAGVIELSVEGYYKDLKNVLDYKSGDSLILNKQIETAVISTIGQAYGVEVLLKKLRGKLNGWASYTYSRTLLRASDPSLPDAPNRGKFYPANYDKPHDFSLISNYKVNRRLSFSFNFTYSTGRPYTPPVGKYVMDGVVRPYYADRNQNRIPDYIRADFGINIEGNHRVRKLAHSSWTLSVYNLLGRKNPYSVYFVTENGKINGYQLSIFGQPIPSITYNFKF, encoded by the coding sequence ATGAGAGCACTTTTATTCTGCATCTTTCTTTTACTGGTGTTTCAATCGCGTTCATTCGGACAATTAACGTTTGATGGACGGGTGGTAAACGGCAGTTGTACCGATCTGAAATTCGACGAACTGGTACGCACGCTGGAAGCTTCTTCAGACTATTATTTTTACTATACGAAAGCCGATACGGATAGCGTGCGAATTACGGCTCAGGTACGGAACCAGCCCTTGACGAACTTTCTAACGGAAGTACTACGGGAAACCGACCTGAAATTTGCCATCGACACCCGGCATCACGTTTTCATCACCAAAGAGCGACCCATCATCACCTCCCTGCCCATCGGTGTATTTGAGGTAGATCAGGACGTGGACACCAGCATCTCGTACAGCTTTCACGACCGCGAAATCACCGCTCGCCTGCTCTCAACGGCCGAAAATAAAGTCTACGATATTGGCGTGAAAACCTACCGCATTCGGGAAGGTGTCGCGACCGTGAGCGGTTACGTTCGAAACATCGTGACGGGAGAACCCGTGGTCGGAGCGGCCGTATTCATCGAAAAACCGTCCATTGGCGTCGCAACGGATGCGTTGGGTTACTATACACTCACCTTGCCCCGGGGGCGGCATACCCTGAAAGTTCGAAGTGTAGGCATGCGGGAAGGGCATCGGCAGATTGTGCTGTATTCAAACGGAAAGCTAAATATCGAGCTCATTGAGAACATTGTGGCTTTGAAGGAAATTCAGGTGAAGTCTGATCTGGATGCCACCGTGGCCAGTAACCAAATGGGCGTATCCAAGCTGACCATTACCACCATGAAGCAGGTACCGACGGCTTTTGGCGAAACCGATGCCTTGCGGGTGGTACTGACGCTGCCGGGGGTAAAATCGGTGGGGGAAAGCAGTACGGGTCTGAACGTACGCGGCGGATCCACGGACCAGAACCTGATTCTGTTCAATGATGCTACGGTGTACAATCCTTCGCACTTATTCGGCTTTTTCTCGGCCTTCAACCCCGATATTCTTAAGGAAATCGAACTGTACAAGAGCGATATGCCCGCCCGCCTGGGAGGTCGTCTGTCGTCGGTACTGGATATTAGTACCCGGGAGGGCAACAAGAAGAAATTCGCCGGTTCCGGAGGCATTGGGTTGCTAACGGGTCGCTTGACGCTCGAAGGGCCTCTAATTAAGGAACGAACTTCGCTTATGGTGAGCGGTCGCTCATCATATTCCAACTGGTTGCTCAAGCAGGTCTCTGACGTGCGGTACAATCAGAGTCGGGCCTCCTTTTACGACGTTAACGTACAGGTCAATCATGAAATTAATCAACGTAATAGTCTGACCCTAACGGGCTATCTCAGCAACGATCAGTTCAAGTTCAACAGTGATACCGTCTATCGCTACCAGAGTCAGTTGGCAGCTCTGAAGTGGAAACGGATTTTCCACCCCAAGCTGTTCGGAACGTTCACGGCTTCGTACAGTCGCTACCGCTACGATATTCAGGGAGACCAATTTCCCGAAAATGCTTACCAGCTGAAATTCGGTATCCGTCAGTACAACGTCAAGGCGGATATGAGTTACATTCCCAATACCCGTCATACGATGGATATGGGGATCAGCAGTATTTTATACAAAGTCTATCCGGGATCGTTTTTCCCGAAAGGAGAAGCTTCGCTAGTGATGCCCGAGGAGGTTCAGCCCGAACAGGGACTGGAAACGGCTCTGTATTTCTCCGAGCGGTACGACATTACTCCGAAGCTAGCCATTACGGGAGGCCTGCGCGTATCCATGTTTCAGTACCTTGGTCCGAAACAGGTAGCCCAGTACGCCGAAAACCTGCCCTTCGACAAGCAATACATCACGGGTTTTCGGTCCTACGGCTCGGGAGCGATCATTCAGCATTACATGGGACCCGAGTACCGGTTCTCGCTGCGGTACATGCCTACGCCGACCTTGTCGGTCAAAGCGGGCTTTAATACGACCCGGCAGTACATTCAAATGCTGTCGAATACAGCGGCCATTTCGCCAACGGACGTCTGGAAGTTGAGTGATCCGTACCTCAAGCCGCAACAGGGCACGCAGTATTCGTTGGGCGTATACAAAAACCTGCGGGCAGGTGTGATTGAATTGTCGGTGGAAGGCTATTACAAAGACCTCAAAAACGTGCTGGATTACAAAAGTGGCGATTCGCTGATACTGAATAAGCAAATCGAAACGGCAGTAATTTCGACCATCGGTCAGGCGTACGGGGTCGAAGTACTGTTGAAGAAACTACGCGGGAAACTTAACGGTTGGGCGAGTTATACCTACTCGCGGACCTTGCTACGGGCCAGCGATCCTTCCTTGCCCGATGCACCGAACCGGGGCAAATTCTATCCGGCCAACTACGATAAACCGCACGACTTCAGCCTGATCAGTAATTATAAAGTCAATCGCCGCTTGAGCTTTTCCTTCAACTTTACCTACAGTACCGGGCGACCTTATACGCCGCCCGTGGGTAAGTACGTGATGGATGGCGTGGTACGGCCGTATTACGCCGACCGCAATCAGAATCGCATTCCCGATTACATCCGGGCCGATTTTGGAATCAATATTGAGGGGAATCACCGGGTACGCAAGCTGGCTCACAGCTCCTGGACCTTATCGGTGTACAACCTGCTCGGGCGTAAAAATCCGTATTCGGTCTATTTCGTTACCGAAAACGGGAAAATCAATGGGTATCAACTGTCCATCTTCGGCCAGCCCATTCCAAGTATTACGTATAATTTCAAATTCTGA